One window from the genome of Epinephelus moara isolate mb chromosome 5, YSFRI_EMoa_1.0, whole genome shotgun sequence encodes:
- the LOC126390915 gene encoding piggyBac transposable element-derived protein 4-like translates to MARRLDNIINTLQGLIDESIVPKSEDESEDEISDSWSVDVTVEGEDFPDNEAADPLGGWRWSDMNDPDITPRQPTFRPARSPGPQFTIPATCTPLQFFQLFFTDSISQTIVNNTNEFCSSHAPPAIPWTDLTLKDMYSFMALVVYMSVVKCSGFADYWRVGKLYELTFPRRVMTGKKFLTISRSLHLSSLAQDAANKEKRGTAAFDRLCKIKPLYEEMRSACRRNYHPAQEVSICEKMVASKARNGLKQYIKNKPTRWGHKLFVLTDSSSGYTWDLFIYEGKLKGTSGKGLGYESVMELINIQMLGTGYKLFVDNFYTSPTLFRDLLKRKIWACGTIRANRPGFPKTKNNSLDAKSPRGSIRWIRKDSLLFVQWRDAGDVSLCSTLHTAHSKDTMPRRVKGADGQWTSKDIPVPPVVKEYNQFMGGADPSDALTGNSKVLHKTQTWYKTFFYQFMDIAVVNAFLLHKDIAKSKGEKLITQKAFRETLAEQLAEAGSVSTARPVPTPAPWAAHHRPVHISGHSTTGRLKCRQCHLKTPLKCPSCDVPLCFVPGRDCYNDWHVAKNM, encoded by the exons ATGGCGAGGCGGCttgataatataataaatacgCTTCAAGGATTGATTGACGAAAGTATTGTGCCTAAAAGCGAGGATGAGTCTGAGGACGAAATATCGGACAGCTGGAGCGTGGATGTAACTGTAGAGGGAGAAGACTTCCCTGACAA TGAGGCTGCTGACCCGTTGGGAGGATGGAGGTGGAGTGATATGAATGATCCAGACATCACACCCCGGCAGCCCACCTTCAGACCCGCCCGGTCACCAGGACCACAGTTCACAATTCCAGCCACCTGCACACCCCTGCAGTTCTTCCAACTCTTCTTCACTGATTCTATTTCACAGACAATCGTTAATAACACCAATGAGTTTTGCTCCAGTCATGCACCCCCCGCCATACCGTGGACTGACCTGACACTGAAGGACATGTATTCATTCATGGCTTTGGTCGTCTACATGAGTGTGGTAAAATGCTCTGGATTTGCTGACTACTGGCGAGTGGGGAAACTGTATGAATTAACATTTCCTAGACGGGTAATGACTGGTAAGAAGTTCCTCACCATCAGCAGGTCCCTTCACCTCAGCAGCTTGGCACAGGATGCTGCTAATAAGGAAAAGAGAGGCACAGCAGCCTTTGATCGCCTCTGCAAAATAAAGCCACTATACGAGGAGATGAGGAGCGCCTGCAGAAGGAACTATCACCCTGCCCAGGAAGTTTCCATTTGTGAGAAAATGGTTGCCTCCAAAGCCCGCAATGGACTGAagcaatatataaaaaataagccTACTCGCTGGGGACATAAACTCTTTGTTCTGACAGACTCATCCAGTGGTTACACATGGGACTTGTTTATCTATGAGGGAAAGCTGAAAGGAACCAGCGGCAAGGGGCTTGGTTATGAGTCTGTGATGGAGCTAATCAACATACAGATGCTGGGCACCGGCTACAAGCTCTTTGTTGATAACTTTTACACAAGTCCCACACTTTTCCGTGACCTCCTCAAGAGGAAGATCTGGGCGTGCGGAACCATCCGAGCGAACAGACCTGGCTTCCCCAAAACAAAGAATAACAGCCTAGATGCAAAATCTCCCCGCGGCAGCATCCGCTGGATCAGAAAGGACTCCTTGCTCTTTGTCCAGTGGCGAGACGCCGGGGACGTCTCCCTGTGTTCAACCCTCCACACGGCCCATTCGAAGGACACAATGCCAAGAAGGGTCAAAGGTGCAGATGGGCAATGGACCTCGAAGGACATCCCAGTCCCACCAGTTGTGAAGGAGTACAACCA GTTCATGGGTGGAGCGGACCCCTCTGACGCCCTGACAGGGAACTCCAAAGTCCTCCACAAGACTCAAACGTGGTATAAGACGTTCTTTTATCAGTTCATGGACATCGCAGTTGTGAACgccttcctcctccacaaagacATAGCAAAAAGTAAAGGAGAGAAGCTTATCACTCAGAAGGCGTTCAGAGAGACCCTCGCAGAGCAGCTGGCCGAGGCGGGGTCTGTCTCGACAGCCAGACCCGTACCAACTCCCGCTCCATGGGCAGCACATCACAGGCCAGTGCACATCAGTGGGCACAGCACCACTGGTCGCCTGAAGTGCAGGCAGTGCCATTTGAAGACACCGCTGAAGTGTCCCTCCTGTGATGTGCCTTTGTGCTTTGTTCCCGGTCGTGACTGCTATAATGACTGGCATGTTGCTAAAAACATGTaa